Genomic window (Macaca thibetana thibetana isolate TM-01 chromosome 6, ASM2454274v1, whole genome shotgun sequence):
TCAAAGTCATCATGGTCTGCATTCTCCTGAGGAATGCCAACCTTGCTGTTGAAATAACTGGAAAAGGCACTCGAAGTCCCAGAAGGAGTCTGCTCTCCCTTCCGGGCAGGCACAGCAGGTGGCTGCCGCAGTTGGAAAtccttaaacatttctttcaCATCCTTGATCTCTTTATCCCCAAGTGGGTCTAAGGCAGTGAAGGCATCACTGGAGATGTCCTTGGGAGGGCCAGCTCTGGGAGGTGGCTGAGGAGGAGTGGCCAGGAGAGAAGAGTGCATGGACTGGGGCTGAGTGGACACAGCAGGAGCTGGAAAAATATTGCTCTGAAAAGGATTCCCCAAAGGGCTTGTTGTTGACCAAGCATTGGGTGCCGCAGATGCAGAAGGGCCCCAGACAACAGGCATTGGAGGGGGAGTTGAGGCTGCAAAGGGTGAAGGCTGATTCCAACCTGGAACAGCTGGACTTGTACCAAAAATGACAGGCTGACCAAAACCTGAAGGTTGACCACCCATCATGGCTCCCGGAACAATTGAAGGGGACTGATTGAAGACTAAAGATGCTGTGTTCCATGGTCCTGCCTGAGGGAGTGTGACAGTTACACCACCTGaagtaagaggaagaaaaatacctATCAGGAGCCAAGCTTGAAGAAGATTCTTGAATTTCAGAGAGCACAACTCTCTGGGAAGTCTCGATGCAGCTAACACCTCCACTGAGTCctgaggctgatgtgggaagaaGAAAGACTCTGAGCGATTAATCACTGTAAAAGTTAGCCAGCTAATCTATATAGTGAGCATTCAAATGCTGGTTGCATTTTGAGGCCCATGTTCTTCCTACCATGTCTTTTTAACTTTCCTCATTAGAGGTACCTACTCATCAAAAAAATAAGCCTTTATCATACAGACACTAGTTGTCTGATACATCACAAACAACTAGAACAGAGCCTGTTAATAGCAGGGActtatttgttaagtgaatatatttttatgcacAAACCATACTGATTATGATGTAGTTAATTAAGATAATCCATTGGACTCTCTGAGTCATGGATTTGATCTTTTCATTTGGCAACTGGCTCATGTCTGGAGTCTTATGGAAACCAGCGGTCACACATGTGCAGAAGATCTCAACATGCTTGCATCCTGAAGAAACCATTTCAAAGTTTCTCCACTTTTTAATGCTGCCAACGCTGATACAGCTATATACATAAAGGGAAGATAAAGTTTGGCCGATGCCAAGGGAGTTTTAggtgtttatatataaaaatggagGAAACGATGTTATCCTAGGAGGACTGAAACCTACTTGCTTTGAGCATTGGAGCATGGCATTCTTTAGTTATGAAAGTTTTCTTCAGACCTGGGTTAGGGATGTTACATTTCCAAGAGGGAATACTTTGAAAATGGTGTTTAGGAGTGATGGAGCACGAGATTCTATCTTTGAGCTTCTTAGTCTGAGACATTGGTATTACCTGACTCCATTTTCATCAAGCACGCTGGCCATCTGGCCATGGGCACACATGGTATATTCACAGAGAGTGGTGGGTTTCAGAACAGGACATTTCACTTAATCAGCATGCTTTTTGGAGGTGAGGAAACTGGGTGCAAGgatattaattaaaattcagaAGGTCATAGTCTGGTGGTAGAGACTGAAAATCAGGCGCACTGGCTCGAAATCCACACCCCATTCTCCTGTTCTGCCTACTTGGCAGCAAGACATGGggcaattttaattttcaaatgctATGTTAATTCAAACACTTATTTCACAGATACAGAAATCAGACTTCATTTTCACTGAAGAATATACCCTTTCATAACAAATGAAGAGAAAGTTCTCTTTTATTCTACAATACAGGCTCTAAAAATGGGTTTAGTTTGAACAAAGTTAttgctcatattttaaaacacGCTCAGTTAAATTGTATTAACGGAAGCCAGATCATTCACTAATAATTTCCACCAGTTAGATGTGCAAAAAGGAAGGTAGAATTTTGTCATCTTTCATGTTGGATAACTTGTCTTCACTTAGGAAAATATCGTATTAGTGAGAATGGTATtcgtaaaagagaaaaatattagggctgggggcagtggcttactcctgtaaacccagcactttgggaggccaaagtgggaggatcacttgagcccaggagttcagaaccaaTCTAGCTaacttggagaaaccctgtctctactaaaaatacaaaaattagctgagtgtggtggtgcacgcctgtaatcccagctactagagatgctgaggcacaagaatggcttaaacgtgggagacagaggttgcagtgagctgagacagcactgctgcactccagcctgggtgacagagtgagactctgtctcaaaaaaaaaaaaaaaaaaagagagagagagagagggaaatattACATttgccaggaattcaaggctttCTCAGTATATACTTATACCAGTCTTCATTCCTACCCACCAAATTCCCCACATTGTGTTTCAACACATTTAAGGCCCAGCTGGACAAAGTAGGGGCAAGGACTAAGGAAAAAGGGGACATGGGTATAGAACATTAATTTTATTACCTTCTGAAGCTAGATTAAAATACAAGCAAGTTGAAACTGAGGGTTCAGCTTTCTACAataccctctccccaccccccagatCTCCAGGGGAGACAGTCCCCCAGCTGGGTCTAGCGGAAGCCAGACCTACAACCTTCCATGGTTTGGCTGAGGATCCCTGCTAGTGGACAGGGACTATACTGTAGAGCTCAGTTTGAGTCCCATGTCCAAACTTGGAACAATCATCAGTATTCTGCAGTTGTATACCCCAAGGCCTCCACAGGGGCACCTAGCCAAAAAGCTTCACTTCGTCTGAATAAATAAACAGTTATAGGGTCCAGCTGTATTTTCAGGCTGACTTGTTAAATATTGGCTGCAAAAATTCTTAAGGGCATTGATATTAGATACAAAGCTCTGTGATGTGATCTCGCTGCAGACATTGCATTGCAAGTACTCTGGTCTTCTGTGAAGGAAGGGTACCAACCAGCTCCACTTGGGGGTGCAGGGAAAAGAGCAACGCAGAAAAGGAGAAGCCCCCAAGAGACATGAAGTCTTTAGAGAGAGCCTCTTGATGGGGTAAATGCGAACAGAGACCTGGGACAAGCTGGCTTTTCATACCCTCACTGATTTCAGCCACTCAGCAGTTGAGTAACAGTCCTCCTCTGGCCACCCTATTCTAGATATGATTAAACAGACTTCTTGTAAAAGaaccaaaatattttcctttgtaggaaaacaacagagacagagaggaaaacaaaacaaaacaaaagaaggatCCTGATGACTGactgcaggaggcagagaaagccaGGATCCCTGGTCAGATTTTATCAAAGGAGAGGAGAGTCCTTCCTCATCTACagtcctccacctcccaagccaGAGTCCATTTGGAGTTTGTAGACGTGCCaagagcagaaaaataaagagtCCACAGCAGGACAGCAAAAACTATTATCAGGGTTTCTGAAAACTGTACCATGGAGTCTGAAAAGAAGTATAGGCTATGGACAAAGAATAGCAAGGCTAGCCCTCAGTCAAATGGACTTTCCCACTGTCCTACCATAGAGTGATCAGCAGCTCACACAAGCTAATGACACATTTAGGAATTAAGAGCATCAATGCATCCTAGATGTCTGATAAAATTCCACATCTTCCCTTATTTCCCTGCTTTTTTCAACTTTGGCTTTCTAGGACTTATGTTCTAGCTTCAGTAAAACACTCAAGCTAGCCAAAATATTGGCAAGGAGCTCCTATGGCAGAAGCGTTCAGAGACTGATTAGGATGTGTGCCTGATCTACCCTTACCATATGCCTAGGAACACAGCTGGGCCCAGAATCTAGGACTTTCACTCTATGACTTATTCTTGCTTCAGACTTAACTTATATCCTTCTTTGGCATATATTCCTGCTAAGAGGGCTATGTGTTGAAAGGGCATAGGCCTTCGATCTATTATGGTAAAAGACATGGAAGACATGCATGTTGCTACAGTTGACAGACAAACCTCTCTTATGTCAACCCTGTTTTGTTACTGAAGCTGGTCTGAGTTTAGGATCCCTTACAATTGTCTCTCAGGAAACCATGACCAGTTGGTTCAAGTAATTACAATATTGAAAATGAATGTATTGTCTCATGCTGCCTTGAGGAGCCAAATGTGAGTACAAGTCAAGAATATCAAATGGGTGTGGGGTTGTATAGGAGTAGAAGTGAGAGAAGGGCTCCCTGGGATGCTCAAATCTTATGCTGTAGAACCCTCTAGGAGTATGAAATGTCTTCCGATGCATCATCATTTTATGAGCAAAAGCAAAAGAGTCATACTTAATTTTATCTCTAGGCACCTACCTAGACCCGCCAGGGGCCCCACTGGGGCAGGAGCACTTGTTTTGAAGAGATCCAGAGGGTTGGGCTGCAGGGCTGTAGGTTGTCCTGTGGGTGACGCCTGGCCTGAAGGTTCTGAGACGGGAGGAGCAAAGATGTCTGATGCAAGCAAGTCATTGGCCGAAGACTGAcaggacagggagggagggagaagcctTAGTTACTCACTAACAGTGAAATACAGCTTCATTTTGTCTCCTACTCTATACCCCAATTTGAgagccacaaaaaggaaaacttttttcttgACAGACAAACAACAACGACACCTACTACTACAGAAAAAGAGTCCTCCAAAAAGACACAGATTCCTACAACGGACGGACTACTGAGTCTTGGTGTCTGATACTACCTAGGGCTTGCAAAGTGAAATCTACTATACTCATTTACACAGTCACATTGGTCTGGTCTCATCAGCTAAATGCTTGAAGCTGGGGAAGCAAGTGTGTAAAAGGGGCAACCACCAATAAGCGtcctaaatatttttgataattcCATTGGATTTTAAGTCAGTCTACATAGAAATCATAGGGTCTTAATCCAGGCAAGCCTTCATATTCTTAGAAGAGGTAAAAAAAAGACATCTATGGGAACTGCATTTTAAGCTGCTCTTAAATAAAGCTGAGATCATAGTGGTAACAGTAAATACATAAGCTTTTTCTAAACTTATGTATTTAGTCAGTATTTAAAAGAGGAGATAAGCTCGAGAATTTTACACCACCACCATGGACATTAATGTAATATGATGGGTGTGCAGGGCGTGCATTAGTGTCAGGGAAGTACAAAGGGAATCACAAGGACTCTCACCCTCCCAACCCAGAGCATGATGATCAAACTTACCAGAGGTATAGAAGCATAGCagcattaaaaatggaaaaacttgTGTTTAGTTTAATCATAAGTGACAAGACATGCACACGGAAAGCAGGGTGTGACAAACACTGCTGAGAAGTTTAAACACGGTGGCAGTTAGAGGAAAGTACTCCTGGAGAACCAAAGTGCCTTATCCCACCTTCTATTTCACAGCCACACAGGAAACTACGagagcagcaggaaagagagctTGCATCACACCACCCTTTGGTACCAAACATGCACTCTGCTAATGGATATGTGGAGAAGACAATTCACCttagcagtccttctgcctcttcCTGGTTTGGTACTTTGTGGAGGTGGGATAATGGCTATGGAGTCATGTGGTGAGGACTGGACAGAGCTTTCCAAGTCCTGCTTTACGCCATTCTGTATGGACAGTCCTTTGGGAGGGCTTCCCACAAAAGGGTTCGGGGAGGATTTGACAGAGAAGCCATTCTGTTCTCTTTCAGATACCCCATTTTGAGTTCTCACTGCTGGCTGGGTTTGCGAACTCGAAAAGGGCCATGGGCCTGCCTGAGCTTCCTGTTTGCCAGTCCGGTTAGAGATCTGGTCAAATTGCTGACCGAAGTAGTCAACATCACCATTCAGGGGCCCATTACTCAGTGGAGTAGATGAGCTACTCAAATTCTCTTTCTTCTGATCTGGAGATTTGAGAGAATCAAACGAAGAAGGTGTCGATTGGTCTGGCTGTGTGAAAGGATCATCACGGAAAGGATCAGGATTAGGGGTGGGAAAGAAGTTGAGATTGGCAGAAAAGGCATTTTCAGGCAAGAAGGATGCCTGAGGTTTTGGTCGAGGAAGAGAACAGGAGGTGATGCCGTTTGTTAAGAATGGATTTTCTCTTAAAGAATTCTGATTGGTGTCGATTTCAGAGTTTAGATCCACTAACAGGATATCTTTGCTTTCCTATcacatttggaaagaaaaaaaaaagaaagtgttagtTCATGTTGTGACttcaaatgagaaaattacaTAAGATGACTAGGATtatcagaatttctatttgaatttGGTCTTGATAAACCAGTTGATCATTACCTCCTTCCATCAACCCCTGTAGTCCATTACTCCCTAGCTATAGCCTGGGTCCTTTCTATTACTCCCCAGTATCATGCCCTTTTATTTAAGTCTCAACATCATTAGGTGAAGTCTTACTGTTGCTTACTTCATGTCTCTGCTCACCCTGGTTCACACATACTGACTGGCTTAATTCATTATGAGCATTGTTTCAATTTGTGACTTTGAAAGTCTTGAAGGGAATTGATTGTGAGTTACTCTAAATGATTATCAAAGTATGTTGAGCTTGAAAGTAAGTGGTTTCAGAAGCCTAGCTCAGCTTCCTACCTGATACACACACAGTCCTCTCTATTGTAACCCCCAGAGTCATGTAGGATCATCTCTCTAAATGAGAACATTCATCAACTAATACattcatattttatagttttggctgTAATGAAATTTAAGGCCAAATGCATTTCCCTAAAATCAGTCCAGTTCTTTCCTCTAGAGGTGGGAGAGAGGCTTTTCCTTTATGTCACGGCCTTCAGGTATGCCTCTTAATATTAAGGCTCTTGCTGAAGCTGATAGCCAAGTAGGATCTCATCCTCATCATCCCAGTCTCTCCTCTGGACTTACCCTTTTGTCTATGTCCTCTGAAAGAGCTGAAAGAGACACTCAATACTGACCTAATTTAGTCAATCACACATTAAGATCTCCTATTTGTACATCTTTTCATAACATTGCTTAGAGTTGCCTGTGTTGTGACAGTAATCTCATTTATTTAGTGGTTAAAGTCAACCAAAAACTGATCTTTAATTTATATacagtagtccctccttatcCTCAGGGAATATGTTCCAAAGCCCACAGTGGATGTCTGAAACGGCACATAGTGCCAAAACctatatacagtatatttttcatatacatacacatgataaagtttaatttatcagttaggcacaataagagattaacaacaacaattaataataaaataaaacaattataacaatatgctgtaataaaagttatatgaatgtggtctctctgtctctcttctctcaaaATATCATATTGTACCGTACTCACTTATTTTCAGACCAAGGTTGACCACGGACTTATTTTcagaaagtgaaactgcagaTAAAGGGGAACGATTGTACAAGGTAGACACATGGGTTTAAGAGTTAATTTGAAAGACATATCGAATATATAGCTCTACTAATTCTATCCCCTCTCTATCATTTCTCTGGTGTgtcaattttttgaattttcaactGTTCAATAGAAATTTCTCAGCTTAAAAGCAGTAAATTTGATGAATCCGACATGTCTTTATTCCAGTAAAAGACAGAATTATAACTCACCCTAGGATAGAACTTTCATACTGATATCACTTCCTTCTGCTTGACTTTGATCCATTAAATACTTAACTATGCTACccagagaagaatataaatgataaaaaatgcCTCGCTGAAGTAGAAGTTATAGTAGTTACCTTGCATTATCGTGGGCAGAATACTAAATATTTTGATCATTGTGGGAAAAAACAActtcaaaggaatataaaatttgCAAATTAGTGAATACAAAAGGGTTCACATAGAATTCCttggcttttaaaagaaaaaaaatacccaattttttagaaaatttaagtcCTATTTCATGGCCacaaaagaggaagcaaaatCAGACCTAAATGGCACTCTACCTTTTGGATTTTTTACTCTGAGGCATAAAAACACAGTTTTTATAAGCCAAAGCCAGACTTTCTCTTTATAAAAGAAGAATTTGTCACAAAAAGagcttataattaaaaaaaaatttaatcagaGAAATGGTTTGGAAGAGCTATTAATCTAGGGATCTTTATACAATCTAAAGGTAGgataaaatgtattacaaaagcttgtgatttcaatatttatttatttgttttgagccACCTCTGGGTTAGAACAGTTGACTGTTCACAGCTGTTCTCCTTTTCAAATACTTCAGAAGAAGTCCTTAGGACACCAAACAGGAGCCACAATGTTAGACTTCTGAATAGTCACCCTATAAGTAAAATGTATAAGGCTCTCCTCAGGCTGGGTTTGTTATTAATCCAAGATTAAAAGTGTAGTTCACAGACTACAACTGAGAGGCCAAAGACTCCTCATCCACCTCCTTGGTCAGAGCCTCATTCATTCTTTGTCCGACTGTCAACACTGCATCCAGTTGGCCACTGTTTGAGCACCTGAGCCTCAGGCACTGGAGATAGGCAGTAGGTTACAGAACCTACTTACAGAACCTACTCGTAGGGAGCTCCAGTAAGTGGGCATAAATCCCGAGTTCCATAGCCTAGCTCTTCTCTGGGTGGCTAATCTCACCTAACCATTCCAGTTTGTCAGACTGAGGACTTCCCTACTCAAAGCCTTAAGTGGCCTCCTGCTGCTCCCTATATTAAAATAAGCCTCCTTAGGCCAAATTTTCATGATCCACAATAAGACCCATGTTGTTTCTAGCCCAACTACGAAACTACTTTCCTACATATATCAAAGACCCAACTCAATTCAGATTCTTTACAAAGCTTTTAGCATTGATTTTTCTGTCTGCACATTCCCTGTTGCCACCCATGTTATCTTAATGGCATGTATACAAGGACATAAGTGACACTCGTGCTTTGTATCCTGATCCCATCCCTTGTACCAGATTTAATTTCCTTGATCATAGGTCATGTCTTATATTCTTCCCATAGTAACTGTGCTTTCAAGTGGTTAAGTTGTTAAAGTTACAGAATAtgggtttttatgtttttctttttcttttcttcttttgagatgcagtgtggaaggaaaatgctCAAGGGGCTTGCCAATAAAAATTCTGTTCTAGGGGATACCACATAGCTTGCAACATGAGCATTATTTCAAATTCATAAaacttttctgtataaatttgaGGGGAGTGACAACCATCTAGGACCAATAATAAAGTCTAGGCAATTtagatttctttctctctttacatGTTTCAAAGCAATTGTTGAAAgagttgaatatttttaaacatgctgGCTTTGCCAAGTAGAGATAAATCTATTTTTGACCTATGACTATAGAGTCAATAGATAAGAACATGTTGTCAAAGCTTAACCAGCACATAATTAGATCTGTTAGCCTTCCTTTGGTTATCAGAGTATATATTTTGATggtattttactttattgttaGTTTAGCTAAAACTTGAAttcctataaataaaaaaattttagactGCATAAAGTCTAATGAAAATGAGACTGAAGTttatccatattgttttccatttctgtttttagaaCATTCTGGAAGTCTACAGAAGTAGATTATAAGGTAGTACTTCCTTGCCTGTTCCACTGGAATTCCACTTCATATCTTGAGTGCTTTGCTCTCTTTGAATATTActgatttattttgaagaaagcaTCACTGATGGAGGAAAGGGCAAAGTTGACTACAAATCAAAAGGACCTCAGAGTTAGGATGGATCTGTCAGGATAATCTAGtctagtattttaaaaagtttatcctCAGAACTATAGCAAACATTATGAAGAATGTAAGGTTCTATAGGCAAGTGAGTTAGGGCTCACTGCTAAAATGAATATTAAACAGGCTTCTCTCTTACAGGTATTTTAGAACATTACCATGCATTGTGATTCTCATTTGGTTAGGGTCAGAGAAGAATGCTTGAAGTCCCTGCTCCTCTCCATCTCATTTGACCTGAAAGTTTTATGCAGTGAGGATTCACAGGCCTCGAATTCTCTGCAGAACTCCAAAGTGAGAATTTTACCCAATCTTTGATCTGTTGCTTGAACTCCTGTAACCTTGGTCACGTAGGCTtccatgttaatttcctgatgCAAGGGAGTCCTTTCTAGACATTGCCCCCCATTATTCTAGACtaattctctttttgtgtttattGCCTTCTCATCTTTTATGTTCAATTCTAGAAACTCACTTCCTCAGAAGCATTATCTGAATTTCTGAACTAGATAAATACCCTGTAAGTAACATCAATTGCTAATGATGTGATTAGTTTTAGTGTTGGTCTCCCTGCCAGAGAGTAAATTCCATGATGTCATTGATGTTGTGCATTTTACTGCTATGCCTTGCAAATAGCGGGTGCTCAGGAAActgttatataaataaaagaagttgcAAGAAGTAATTCAAAATGTCATGGACATGAGGTATGTTTTGGAAGGTCTGAAGACTTAGGCTTAAGCCTTGAATCTGGacctctttcctgttttttttcttcttctacttcttcttcttcttctttttccctgaaccaccatttttttttttttttttaatttgtaaaggaaaatacTGTTCTATTCTTACAGGGTTGTTACAGATCATTCAATATTGAGCAGACTGGATATGGTATAAAATCCTGTGAGAATGGGGAGCTTTCTAACAAGGACAAGCTTTGGTGGAATATAACTGAACctcttgtttgttttaaatcttacTTCACACCAAAGTTATGCTGCTAAATTGCAACTGACagaatgcaaaagaaatgaagCGGACAGGAGGCTTTATGATTACCCATCTAACAATCATACTTTCTTCAAGTAGGCTTATTCAAGGGCTATTATTCAGCTCCTCCTTCTAATCCTAAGTGATACCATGAAGGACTACATTGCTGACCTATTGTTCAGGTTTAACCTGTAAGCAATATTAATATAACTGAATTAGTGTGGATAGGTTCCCATGGTGACTAAAGATTCACATTTATTCTAAAAACCATTGACACTTCATTTGCAAAAATCAACGGTCACCTTCCAAGTTTCAATGAGATGCTTAGGATTTCTGGTTATTGCCAATTTGAGTTATAGatgtcatttttattacattgcaaatttaaaaacaaacacttaCTGTTGGACTATTTAGGTCAGGAGGTGTAGACATGTCCCCAAACAAATCCATCTGGTC
Coding sequences:
- the DAB2 gene encoding disabled homolog 2 isoform X2, which translates into the protein MSNEVETGATNGQPDQQAAPKAPSKKEKKKGPEKTDEYLLARFKGDGVKYKAKLIGIDDVPDARGDKMSQDSMMKLKGMAAAGRSQGQHKQRIWVNISLSGIKIIDEKTGVIEHEHPVNKISFIARDVTDNRAFGYVCGGEGQHQFFAIKTGQQAEPLVVDLKDLFQVIYNVKKKEEEKKKIEEANKAVENGSEALMILDDQTNKLKLESKDILLVDLNSEIDTNQNSLRENPFLTNGITSCSLPRPKPQASFLPENAFSANLNFFPTPNPDPFRDDPFTQPDQSTPSSFDSLKSPDQKKENLSSSSTPLSNGPLNGDVDYFGQQFDQISNRTGKQEAQAGPWPFSSSQTQPAVRTQNGVSEREQNGFSVKSSPNPFVGSPPKGLSIQNGVKQDLESSVQSSPHDSIAIIPPPQSTKPGRGRRTAKSSANDLLASDIFAPPVSEPSGQASPTGQPTALQPNPLDLFKTSAPAPVGPLAGLGGVTVTLPQAGPWNTASLVFNQSPSIVPGAMMGGQPSGFGQPVIFGTSPAVPGWNQPSPFAASTPPPMPVVWGPSASAAPNAWSTTSPLGNPFQSNIFPAPAVSTQPQSMHSSLLATPPQPPPRAGPPKDISSDAFTALDPLGDKEIKDVKEMFKDFQLRQPPAVPARKGEQTPSGTSSAFSSYFNSKVGIPQENADHDDFDANQLLNKINEPPKPAPRQVSLPVTKSADNAFENPFFKDSFGSSQASVASPQPVSSEIYRDPFGNPFA
- the DAB2 gene encoding disabled homolog 2 isoform X1; the protein is MSNEVETGATNGQPDQQAAPKAPSKKEKKKGPEKTDEYLLARFKGDGVKYKAKLIGIDDVPDARGDKMSQDSMMKLKGMAAAGRSQGQHKQRIWVNISLSGIKIIDEKTGVIEHEHPVNKISFIARDVTDNRAFGYVCGGEGQHQFFAIKTGQQAEPLVVDLKDLFQVIYNVKKKEEEKKKIEEANKAVENGSEALMILDDQTNKLKLGVDQMDLFGDMSTPPDLNSPTESKDILLVDLNSEIDTNQNSLRENPFLTNGITSCSLPRPKPQASFLPENAFSANLNFFPTPNPDPFRDDPFTQPDQSTPSSFDSLKSPDQKKENLSSSSTPLSNGPLNGDVDYFGQQFDQISNRTGKQEAQAGPWPFSSSQTQPAVRTQNGVSEREQNGFSVKSSPNPFVGSPPKGLSIQNGVKQDLESSVQSSPHDSIAIIPPPQSTKPGRGRRTAKSSANDLLASDIFAPPVSEPSGQASPTGQPTALQPNPLDLFKTSAPAPVGPLAGLGGVTVTLPQAGPWNTASLVFNQSPSIVPGAMMGGQPSGFGQPVIFGTSPAVPGWNQPSPFAASTPPPMPVVWGPSASAAPNAWSTTSPLGNPFQSNIFPAPAVSTQPQSMHSSLLATPPQPPPRAGPPKDISSDAFTALDPLGDKEIKDVKEMFKDFQLRQPPAVPARKGEQTPSGTSSAFSSYFNSKVGIPQENADHDDFDANQLLNKINEPPKPAPRQVSLPVTKSADNAFENPFFKDSFGSSQASVASPQPVSSEIYRDPFGNPFA